A region of the Flavobacteriaceae bacterium MAR_2010_188 genome:
TTCTGGAATGACCGTTAGAGTTGGGTTTGCCGTGGCGGCCTTTCTAGAACCTGAAATATTAGTGGTAGACGAGGTGTTGGCCGTTGGAGATGCTGAATTTCAAAAGAAAGCGGTTGGTAAAATGAAGTCTGTATCTCAAGAAGGCAGAACAGTTTTATTTGTGAGCCATAATATGGCATCTATAAAAAATTTATGTACCTCTGGAATTTTGTTAAATCAAGGAGGGGTAGAATTTATGGGAACTGCCGAAGAAACGGTAGAACGGTATTTACAGGATGATCTTCTCGCTTATGAAACAGGTGAGGTCATAGATAAGGGTGGCAACAAGCAGGTCGAAATTATCGACTATCAATCATTTCGTGGACCAAATAAGAGCATTTCCTTTTTTACTGGGGATAAGTTCACCTTGGAAGTAACTTTGAAATTTAATGAATACATCGGCAATGTTGATTTAGGGGTTAATTTTAAGACGAGTGGTCTAGAACTTATATCCCATATAAATAATTTTGATGAACATGTATCCATCAGTGGTAATAAAGGCGATGTCAAAACAGTGCGTATTATTATTGAAAGCATCAATTTTGCACCTGGAACCTATGTCATAGATATTGGGATGGTAGCAGTCGGCCAAATGCTGCACTCTTTAGAAAATTGTTTTGAAATTGACATTCAAAAAGGTCCAAATATAGGGCGGCCCAGTATATTTCCTAAAAACGCAAAAGTCTTTACCCCAACGCGATGGGAATTTTGATTTTGTTTATAACCCTATTTATTTAGGGATTCTGGATTTACCATATAAGTAATATCAATAAACTTTTTATACTTTAGGAATTAATGATTGTTAGAATAATTAAGGATTGGGATTATCCTGATATTTTTAGACAAACCCCATCGGGTACTAAGATTTGGGGTGATGTTGAATTTACTACTGATAATATTTTGGAATTTGATTATCTCGTTGTCTTAAACAGATCCGAAAAGGAAGTTACTTTTAGATGTCGTAAAAAAGGAAGATTTTTATTTACTCAAGAGCCACCCATTGCAGGGTATGAATGGCATAAAAAATTATTCGGATACTTTGATAAAGTGTATACATCGTGGGATGTGAATGCACCTAACATTGTCCATGGGCAAGGATGCTTACCGTGGCATATAGATAAGACTTACGACGAATTGATTAATCTAGCGGCCAATGATGGTTTAATTAAGCAAGATAAAATTTCTTGGATTACCAGTAATGCACGTCAGAAGCCTGGGCAAATCTTGAGAATGGATTTTAAAGACCAAATTGAAGGTGTATTGGACTTTGATCTATATGGCAGAGGATTTCGTCAAATAGATGATAAATTTAACGTTCTCTATCCTTATAAGTATAGTTTCGCTTTAGAAAATAATAGTTGTAATGATTATTGGACCGAAAAAATTTCGGACTGTTTTTTATCGTGGACAATTCCTATCTATTCTGGCTGTACAAATATCACCGACTATTTTCCAAAGAATTCGATAATCCAAATTGATCCTACTAGACCTCAAGAAGCTATTGAAAAAATTCAAGGAGCAATTAATGAGGGCTTTTGGGAAAAAAATCTTTCCAGTTTGTCAGAAGCCAGAAACTTAGTTTTGAACAAATATCAATTGTTTCCATTTGTAGTGGATAATTTAAATAAGAATATAGAAAAAAAGACGTGGCATTATTTACCCTCAAATAATCTAGATGAGCCAATTGACAAAAAAAAAGTTTTAATAAACACTTTAAAAATGCGAATTAAAACCGTTCTTAATGTCTAGTATTATTTCTGTAATTGTAGGTTTTCGCAATAGAGATGTGCTACGGGTTAAAAGGCATGTGGACTCCTTCGAAAATCAGATCTTTAGAGATTTTGAAGTCATCTTTGTTGATTATGGTAGTGATGCAGAAGTAGCTAAAGAAATCGAATCTTTAGTGTCTGGGTATTCCTTTTGTAAATATGTATATAATTATACAATAGGTTTCCCTTGGAATCGATCGCATGCGCTTAATACAGGTTTACGTATATCAATTGGAGAGCACATATTGTTCAGTGATATCGATTTAATATACGATCCTAATTTTCTAATGAATTTAATAAGTAGAAAGAAGGACAATGTTCAATTATTTCAACAAGTGTATTGGTTGCCAGAACAGTTTATTGATTATCAGAATATAAATGCCAAATTAAATGATTTTACGATAAGTGATAGTGGATCAAAAGGTGGTGTTCACTTCATAGAAAGAGAGAAACTTTTCGAAATTGGTGGATATGATGAATTTTACTGCTTCTGGGGTCATGAA
Encoded here:
- a CDS encoding lipopolysaccharide transport system ATP-binding protein produces the protein MSEPIIKIENLSKQYRLGTIGTGTITHDVNRWWQTSILSKEDPYLKVGDTNDRGSIGDSEYIWALKNINLEIHEGDVVGIIGRNGAGKSTLLKLLSRITAPTTGSIKIKGRLASLLEVGTGFHPELTGRENIFLNGAILGMTKAEVSSKLDEIIDFSGCARYIDTPVKRYSSGMTVRVGFAVAAFLEPEILVVDEVLAVGDAEFQKKAVGKMKSVSQEGRTVLFVSHNMASIKNLCTSGILLNQGGVEFMGTAEETVERYLQDDLLAYETGEVIDKGGNKQVEIIDYQSFRGPNKSISFFTGDKFTLEVTLKFNEYIGNVDLGVNFKTSGLELISHINNFDEHVSISGNKGDVKTVRIIIESINFAPGTYVIDIGMVAVGQMLHSLENCFEIDIQKGPNIGRPSIFPKNAKVFTPTRWEF
- a CDS encoding Glycosyltransferase family 10 (fucosyltransferase) C-term, encoding MIVRIIKDWDYPDIFRQTPSGTKIWGDVEFTTDNILEFDYLVVLNRSEKEVTFRCRKKGRFLFTQEPPIAGYEWHKKLFGYFDKVYTSWDVNAPNIVHGQGCLPWHIDKTYDELINLAANDGLIKQDKISWITSNARQKPGQILRMDFKDQIEGVLDFDLYGRGFRQIDDKFNVLYPYKYSFALENNSCNDYWTEKISDCFLSWTIPIYSGCTNITDYFPKNSIIQIDPTRPQEAIEKIQGAINEGFWEKNLSSLSEARNLVLNKYQLFPFVVDNLNKNIEKKTWHYLPSNNLDEPIDKKKVLINTLKMRIKTVLNV